A part of Pungitius pungitius chromosome 15, fPunPun2.1, whole genome shotgun sequence genomic DNA contains:
- the LOC119209906 gene encoding transcription factor JunD-like, with the protein METTLYPGTVNTPRVSSVYCQSTMMKKDINLNLDDHNSELKSNPLRDADGLLNSPDLGLLKLTSPDLERLIIQSNGLVTTANPASQFLYPKSASDEQEFAEGFVKALEDLHKQNQLSEAGCVSVDRLDLLGSAQAVHSGGLQTSDLPVYTTLNGYAASPIGATSINYSTDTIPFPPPPSHLASAHQQAAAAAALSRLQSGGLVKDEPQIVPDMQSFGDSPPLSPIDMDNQERIKAERKKLRNRIAASKCRKRKLERISRLEDKVKNLKTQNTELASTASVLREQVAQLKQKVMNHVSSGCQLLPNQVQAY; encoded by the coding sequence ATGGAAACAACCCTCTACCCAGGCACCGTGAACACTCCGAGGGTCTCCAGCGTTTATTGCCAGAGCACGATGATGAAGAAGGACATTAATCTGAACCTGGACGACCACAACTCCGAGCTCAAATCCAACCCGCTGCGGGACGCAGACGGACTCCTCAACTCCCCGGATTTGGGACTCTTGAAACTAACCTCTCCGGACCTGGAGCGCCTTATCATCCAGTCCAACGGTCTGGTCACGACCGCGAACCCAGCCTCCCAGTTCCTCTACCCGAAGTCCGCCAGCGACGAGCAGGAGTTCGCGGAAGGTTTCGTCAAGGCGCTGGAGGATCTCCACAAGCAGAATCAGCTGAGCGAAGCGGGGTGCGTCTCCGTGGACAGACTGGATCTCCTCGGATCGGCCCAAGCAGTTCACTCCGGCGGGCTTCAGACATCAGACCTCCCCGTTTACACCACCTTGAACGGGTATGCGGCCAGTCCGATCGGAGCCACCTCCATCAACTACTCCACGGACACCATCCCCTTCCCGCCGCCTCCATCTCATCTGGCCAGCGCGCATCAACAGGCGGCCGCCGCGGCGGCTCTATCGCGGCTCCAGTCTGGCGGGTTGGTGAAGGACGAGCCGCAGATTGTACCGGACATGCAGAGCTTCGGGGACAGCCCTCCGTTGTCCCCAATCGACATGGACAACCAGGAGCGCATCAAGGCGGAGAGGAAAAAGCTGCGGAACCGAATAGCTGCCTCCAAATGCCGCAAGAGGAAGCTGGAGAGGATCTCTCGGCTGGAGGACAAGGTCAAGAACCTAAAAACGCAAAACACCGAGCTGGCCTCCACAGCCAGCGTCCTCAGGGAGCAAGTGGCCCAGCTGAAGCAGAAGGTGATGAACCATGTCAGCAGCGGATGTCAGCTTTTGCCCAACCAGGTGCAGGCTTACTAA
- the LOC119209899 gene encoding pyroglutamyl-peptidase 1-like, giving the protein MANKKKVIVTGFEPFGKHAVNSSWVAVQELERLGLGEAVDLHVCEVPVEYQAVQGLLPSLWREHQPQLVVHVGVSGLATTVTLEQCGHNNGYKRLDNCGFCPASQCCMDGGPDCMHSVLDMDAVCQRVNDSGLGVTISVSKDAGRYLCDYTYYTSLYLGRGHCAFIHVPPLGKPYSSQDLGRALQAAIQEMLKLLELDPKHDTHCNHKHQHQHEHF; this is encoded by the exons ATGGCCAATAAGAAGAAAGTAATAGTGACAG GTTTTGAGCCTTTTGGAAAGCATGCAGTGAACTCCAGCTGGGTGGCAGTACAG GAACTGGAGCGTTTGGGCCTGGGTGAAGCAGtggaccttcatgtgtgtgaggTTCCTGTGGAGTACCAGGCTGTTCAGGGCCTGCTGCCATCTCTGTGGCGAGAGCACCAGCCACAG CTGGTGGTCCATGTTGGTGTTTCTGGGTTAGCCACCACTGTCACGCTGGAGCAGTGCGGCCACAACAACGGTTACAAACGCCTGGACAACTGCGGCTTCTGCCCAGCTTCCCAGTGCTGCATGGACGGCGGCCCCGACTGCATGCACTCGGTCCTGGACATGGACGCGGTCTGCCAAAGGGTCAACGACTCCGGCCTCGGGGTCACTATTTCTGTGTCTAAGGATGCTGGAAG GTACCTGTGTGACTACACCTACTACACCTCTCTGTACTTGGGGCGGGGTCACTGTGCCTTCATCCATGTGCCTCCACTTGGAAAACCTTACAGCAGCCAGGACCTGGGCAGAGCTCTTCAGGCCGCTATACAAGAGATGCTGAAATTGCTGGAACTGGATCCCAAACACGACACGCACTGTAATCACAAACATCAACACCAGCATGAGCACTTCTGA